A stretch of DNA from Leucobacter luti:
GATCGCGTCGAACACTTCGTCGATCCCGCTTGAGCAGCTCGCAGGCGCGCTCCGTCTCCCCAGCCGCTTCATTGGACTGCACTTCTTCAACCCGGTGCCGGCATCGGCGCTCATCGAAGTCGTCGTCTGCGCACAAACTGACGAAGCGCTTCCGGAGCTCGCCCGCAGTTGGGTGCGCGCGCTCGGAAAGACGCCAATCACCGTCGCCGACGCGCCGGGGTTCGCATCGAGTCGGCTCGGTGTCGCACTCGCACTCGAAGCAATCCGCATGGTCGAACAGGGGGTCGCCTCTGCCGCTGACATTGACCTCGCCATGGAGCTGGGGTATCGCCATCCCACTGGCCCACTGCGCACCACCGACATTGTCGGGCTCGACGTCCGCCTCGGCATCGCCGAACAGCTCCAGCGCGACCTCGGCGAGCACT
This window harbors:
- a CDS encoding 3-hydroxyacyl-CoA dehydrogenase family protein, with the translated sequence MGGGIAHAFLLAGASVTVVEQSTEAAAAARARIEQSIDASLARGFAGDAETLRSALSVTAEPGEFASSELVIEAVPELLDLKLEALSTIEQIVADRAVIASNTSSIPLEQLAGALRLPSRFIGLHFFNPVPASALIEVVVCAQTDEALPELARSWVRALGKTPITVADAPGFASSRLGVALALEAIRMVEQGVASAADIDLAMELGYRHPTGPLRTTDIVGLDVRLGIAEQLQRDLGEHFAPPQLLRDMVAAGALGRKSGQGFYDWSDPAHPTSH